Proteins encoded by one window of Filimonas effusa:
- a CDS encoding SusC/RagA family TonB-linked outer membrane protein — translation MRKLLLLVCACLLVIQNWAQERTVTGKVTDEKAVPLPNVTVLIKGTKKVVTTDDAGTFRVTAAQGATLILSLVGYGSQEVKVGTQSNFNVTLHATGQNLSDVVVTALAITKSKRSLGYATQTIKSDEIADKGDGSLLNALQGKVAGADITSAGGSAGASTNIILRGMTTFSGSNQPLFVVDGIPISNDLDQGTVSLYTDQSANRAMDLNLNNVESVNVLSGPAAAALYGSRASNGAIIITTKKGVGKKGAVSVTYNSSYTAQKIYGFPELQNEYGQGANGVFSAISTNSWGPKFGSTPTLANGLIVAPGTSPVVNGRKYNPGETIEYKAYPNNILNFFETGKVVENNLSINAGDAQNNYTLSIGNSNNRGIIPTTKFDRTNIQFSASSQLTDKLSVKGSATYFSTVQNSATQGANSSYGSTTRVYSTPRSIDMEYYKNNYTTPGGYNNWFLPNTYSTGLKDTISGGDNPYYALNKNPITSHTARILGSFTIGYNVADWLNVSYRAGVDAYTTRRKRVTAIGSTQIVRSVFTGAAGTATGGVMEDMYYRNEINGDLMITAKKNDIFTKGLNANLLLGQNINQVKSQQISEVGYGLTVPGYYNITNATNFSLSNEYSSTRRLLGFYGQLSLAYNNYLFLELTGRVDNSSTLPKKNNTYFYPAANTSLVLTDAIPSLKSDVLSFAKVRLGWARVGKDAAVYSTSNTFYSYALGNNVASFNFPYGTTAGFGASNVIANPNLTPEFTTSKEGGFNLGLFKNNLNIDFTYYSQLSKDQIVSVGLAGSTGYSSKVANVGRMTNKGIELTVSGTPVKTKDFSWNVSGNFTKNKNKVQYVIADHSVKSFQIGGFVYSGLIPSIVEGQPFGVVLGSKFLTNSKGERLIDSTTGNYAGYLANQIVANPNRDWSAGLTNTFNYKRFSFSFLLDYKQGGDIVSFTVSTLRANGSLKETAVDRDLPKVLPGVIARADGSYVQNNIQVPSQTYWNGSFGSSTGASTSNEFAVFDATTFRVREVSLGYEFVGDVIKSGVLKSVRLSIYGRNLFFYAPNSPIDPEMNTQGAGNIRGLELLSAPNTRNYGAALRVTL, via the coding sequence ATGAGAAAACTGCTATTACTTGTGTGTGCTTGCCTGCTTGTGATCCAAAACTGGGCACAGGAACGCACAGTTACCGGCAAGGTAACGGATGAGAAAGCTGTGCCGCTTCCTAACGTCACAGTGCTTATTAAAGGAACAAAAAAAGTGGTGACTACTGATGACGCGGGTACTTTTCGCGTAACTGCCGCGCAAGGTGCTACACTTATTCTTTCTTTAGTTGGATATGGCTCCCAGGAAGTAAAAGTGGGCACCCAGTCTAATTTCAATGTTACGTTACATGCTACTGGTCAGAACCTGTCCGATGTGGTTGTAACCGCTCTTGCGATCACCAAAAGCAAGCGCAGCCTGGGTTACGCTACTCAAACCATTAAAAGCGATGAAATCGCAGATAAAGGTGACGGTAGCCTTCTCAATGCCCTGCAAGGCAAAGTAGCGGGTGCCGATATCACTTCTGCTGGTGGTTCTGCAGGTGCATCTACTAACATTATCCTCAGGGGTATGACTACTTTCTCTGGTAGTAACCAACCTTTATTCGTAGTGGACGGTATTCCTATCAGTAACGATCTCGATCAAGGTACTGTTAGTTTGTACACCGATCAGTCCGCAAACAGGGCTATGGATCTTAACCTTAATAACGTTGAAAGCGTAAACGTGCTCTCAGGCCCCGCTGCTGCTGCGTTATACGGTTCAAGAGCTTCTAACGGTGCCATCATTATCACCACTAAAAAAGGTGTTGGTAAAAAAGGTGCTGTAAGCGTTACTTATAACTCTTCTTACACGGCGCAAAAGATTTACGGTTTCCCCGAACTACAGAACGAATATGGCCAGGGCGCAAATGGTGTCTTCTCTGCTATTTCTACTAACTCTTGGGGACCTAAGTTCGGCAGCACTCCTACACTGGCCAATGGTCTTATAGTTGCTCCCGGCACTAGCCCTGTTGTAAACGGAAGAAAATATAACCCGGGTGAAACTATTGAGTACAAAGCTTACCCTAATAATATTTTAAATTTCTTTGAAACAGGTAAAGTTGTAGAAAATAACCTCAGCATCAATGCAGGAGATGCACAGAATAACTACACCTTGTCTATTGGTAATTCTAATAACCGTGGTATTATCCCTACTACCAAATTCGACAGAACCAACATTCAGTTCTCCGCTTCCAGCCAGCTTACCGATAAACTGAGCGTCAAGGGAAGCGCAACTTACTTCTCTACCGTTCAGAATTCTGCAACACAGGGTGCTAACTCATCTTACGGTTCTACTACAAGGGTTTATTCTACTCCTAGGAGCATTGATATGGAATACTACAAGAACAACTATACTACGCCTGGTGGATACAATAACTGGTTCCTGCCTAACACGTATAGTACTGGTCTGAAAGATACTATCAGCGGTGGTGATAACCCTTACTACGCGCTTAATAAGAACCCTATTACCAGCCATACAGCACGTATCCTCGGTTCATTTACTATTGGATATAACGTTGCCGACTGGCTGAACGTTTCTTACCGCGCAGGTGTGGATGCTTATACCACCCGTAGGAAAAGGGTTACTGCTATAGGTTCTACACAAATCGTTCGTAGCGTATTCACCGGTGCTGCAGGTACAGCTACTGGTGGTGTCATGGAAGATATGTACTATAGGAATGAGATCAACGGAGACCTCATGATTACTGCAAAGAAAAATGACATCTTCACCAAAGGTTTGAATGCAAACCTGCTCTTAGGTCAAAACATCAACCAGGTGAAAAGCCAGCAAATTTCTGAAGTGGGCTATGGTTTAACTGTTCCTGGCTACTATAACATTACCAATGCCACCAATTTTTCCCTCTCTAACGAATACAGTTCTACCAGGCGCTTGTTGGGCTTCTATGGTCAGCTATCACTGGCATATAATAACTACCTCTTCCTGGAATTAACAGGCCGCGTAGATAACTCTTCTACACTGCCTAAGAAAAATAATACTTATTTCTATCCTGCTGCTAATACCAGCCTTGTGCTTACCGATGCGATCCCCAGTCTCAAATCAGATGTCCTTTCTTTCGCGAAAGTGCGTTTAGGTTGGGCTAGAGTGGGTAAAGATGCTGCTGTTTATTCTACCAGCAACACTTTCTATTCCTATGCACTTGGTAATAACGTAGCCTCTTTCAACTTCCCGTATGGAACAACTGCCGGTTTCGGTGCTTCCAATGTAATTGCGAATCCTAACCTTACTCCGGAATTCACAACTTCTAAAGAAGGCGGTTTTAACCTTGGTTTGTTTAAAAACAATCTTAACATCGACTTCACCTATTATAGCCAGCTAAGTAAAGACCAGATCGTTTCGGTAGGTCTTGCAGGCTCTACAGGTTATTCTTCTAAAGTTGCTAACGTAGGTAGAATGACTAACAAGGGTATTGAACTTACAGTTTCAGGTACTCCTGTTAAAACTAAAGATTTCTCCTGGAACGTTTCCGGCAACTTCACTAAGAACAAAAACAAAGTTCAGTATGTCATAGCCGACCACTCTGTAAAAAGTTTCCAGATCGGTGGATTTGTTTATTCAGGCCTTATTCCTTCTATCGTTGAAGGTCAGCCATTTGGTGTAGTCTTAGGCTCTAAATTCCTGACTAACAGCAAAGGGGAGCGTTTAATCGACTCTACCACTGGTAACTATGCTGGTTACCTGGCTAACCAGATCGTTGCAAATCCTAACAGGGACTGGAGCGCAGGTTTAACCAACACTTTCAACTACAAACGTTTCTCTTTCTCTTTCCTGCTCGACTACAAGCAAGGCGGCGATATCGTTTCTTTCACTGTTAGTACACTCCGGGCAAATGGTTCTCTGAAAGAAACTGCTGTAGACCGAGACTTACCAAAAGTACTTCCCGGTGTTATAGCAAGGGCCGATGGTTCTTATGTTCAGAACAATATCCAGGTTCCTTCCCAAACATATTGGAATGGCAGCTTTGGTTCCAGCACAGGTGCTAGCACTTCAAATGAATTTGCAGTGTTCGATGCTACTACCTTCCGTGTTCGCGAAGTGTCTTTAGGATATGAATTTGTTGGTGATGTTATCAAAAGCGGTGTGTTGAAAAGTGTAAGGCTGAGCATCTATGGACGTAACCTGTTCTTCTATGCTCCCAACTCTCCTATAGATCCGGAGATGAATACACAGGGTGCGGGTAATATCCGCGGTCTGGAATTGTTGAGTGCTCCTAATACAAGAAACTACGGTGCCGCCTTACGTGTTACTCTTTAA
- the gatB gene encoding Asp-tRNA(Asn)/Glu-tRNA(Gln) amidotransferase subunit GatB, with protein sequence MNQFSDKYEAVIGLEVHAQLATESKLFCGDATSFGAAPNTQVSAITLGHPGTLPKTNKKAVEYAIRMGLACNCDIERYNYFARKNYFYPDLPKGYQVSQHTTPICVGGTVAIKTTAGARDIRLNRIHIEEDAGKSVHDIDPHYTSVDYNRAGVPLIEIVTEPDLHSADEAYQYVTEVRRLVRWLGICDGNMEEGSLRCDANVSIRLKGDTRLGTKVEVKNLNSIRNVKKAIEFEITRMIAIVESGDAVKQQTRSFDASNDTTFAIRDKEEANDYRYFAEPDLAPFRLTEAFIHDIKTALPALPAELMAQYQQQFGLSEYDAVQLCLDRETTEFFSQVTAHTTNYKAAANWINGPLKQYMNEHKLGFAQLQLTAEKLSALMQLVEGGQLSFSVAASNILPVLIQDPGKDALTVATNLNLLQVSSSNELEEWVDAALEAMPDKVQEYKKGKKGLIGLFVGEVKKRSKGKADPKIVTTLLQEKLK encoded by the coding sequence ATGAACCAGTTCTCAGATAAATACGAAGCCGTTATCGGCCTTGAAGTACATGCCCAGTTAGCTACGGAAAGTAAGTTGTTCTGTGGCGACGCCACTTCGTTTGGAGCAGCGCCCAATACCCAGGTAAGCGCGATAACGCTGGGGCATCCGGGTACACTGCCCAAAACGAATAAAAAGGCGGTAGAATATGCTATTCGCATGGGTCTTGCCTGTAATTGCGACATTGAACGTTATAATTACTTTGCGCGTAAAAATTATTTCTATCCCGATCTTCCCAAGGGTTACCAGGTTTCGCAGCATACCACGCCTATATGTGTAGGGGGTACTGTGGCCATTAAAACCACTGCCGGTGCGCGCGATATCAGGTTAAACCGTATCCATATTGAAGAAGACGCCGGCAAAAGCGTTCACGATATCGATCCACATTATACCAGTGTAGATTATAACAGGGCTGGTGTTCCCCTTATTGAAATCGTTACCGAACCGGATCTGCACAGTGCAGATGAAGCCTACCAGTATGTTACGGAAGTAAGAAGACTTGTGCGCTGGCTGGGGATCTGTGATGGTAATATGGAAGAGGGTAGTTTGCGCTGCGATGCCAACGTTTCTATCCGTCTTAAAGGAGATACGAGGCTTGGCACCAAGGTGGAGGTTAAAAACCTGAATTCGATCCGCAACGTTAAAAAGGCTATTGAATTTGAAATAACGCGGATGATTGCTATCGTGGAGTCGGGCGATGCCGTAAAACAGCAGACGCGCAGCTTCGACGCCAGCAATGATACCACCTTTGCGATCCGTGACAAGGAGGAAGCCAACGACTACCGTTATTTCGCAGAACCGGACCTAGCTCCTTTCAGATTAACCGAGGCGTTCATTCACGATATTAAAACAGCGCTGCCGGCCTTACCTGCCGAACTGATGGCGCAATACCAGCAGCAGTTTGGGTTGTCGGAGTATGATGCTGTTCAGCTTTGCCTCGACAGGGAAACCACGGAGTTCTTTAGCCAGGTAACAGCGCACACGACAAATTACAAAGCCGCCGCCAACTGGATCAATGGTCCGCTGAAGCAATATATGAATGAGCATAAGCTGGGTTTCGCACAATTGCAGCTGACGGCCGAAAAGTTGTCGGCGCTGATGCAATTGGTAGAAGGCGGCCAACTCAGCTTTTCTGTTGCGGCATCGAACATTCTGCCTGTGTTGATACAAGACCCTGGCAAGGATGCACTTACCGTAGCCACCAACCTGAACCTGTTACAGGTTAGCAGCAGCAATGAACTGGAAGAATGGGTAGATGCTGCACTTGAAGCTATGCCGGATAAGGTACAGGAATATAAAAAAGGCAAAAAGGGTTTGATAGGCCTGTTTGTGGGTGAGGTAAAAAAGCGCAGCAAGGGCAAAGCAGATCCTAAAATAGTAACCACACTTCTCCAGGAAAAATTAAAATAA
- a CDS encoding efflux RND transporter permease subunit — translation MWYRLGQFILRFRLPLLIFLLLATAFMAYHASKVEISYEFTRAIPVDNAKYQDYQAFLKKFGTDGSTVVLGVETKDFFTVPVFNAAVKMHQELRKVKGVEAILDAPEAIQLAKDSSEKLVPRKIFETPASSQASLDSSRAIFEGMPFYNGILYNPESKVYLFAVTVNKDTANSKSRTRLINDIMAPVHAFEKETQLQVHVSGLPFIRTSVANKIQKELQWFLIGSLVLSAITLLMFFRSISAMFMSLLVVGMGVIFSVGTMVLFGYKITLLTTLIPPLVVVIGVPNCIYFLNKYHTSFKETNDKKLALVNMVGKMGIVTLFCNIAAAIGLGVFALTKSDLLKEFGAVAGINIMVLFFITLLFIPSVLSYLPVPKAREMRYLTNKTLEALLVKIEKWTFKHSSWVYGVTAVVTIFAITGIFQLKSEGFIVDDLPKKDVIYKDLKWFESNFNGVMPMEILVDTKKKNGLLRGLQTLEKIDSFSHYIAMRPETARPLSLVEGLKFARQAFYDGDSSYYAVPTEFDIPVMSQYLKGNGSKDSSGVKPKSGGIDKLLSTFIDSNKQVARISVNMKDIGSRKLPVLLSDFRKVADQTFDTAKYHVTFTGSSVTFLEGSIFIINGLRDSILWAFGLIALCMLYLFRSFRILLCSLIPNIIPLLVTAGVMGWTGVTLKPSTVLVFSVALGIAIDVTIRFLVNYKQELPIYNGEVKPTLIQTIHHTGVSIIYTSLVLIAGFIIFCISDFGGTKALGWLTSLTLVTGTLTNLILLPVLIWLFRKKQH, via the coding sequence ATGTGGTATCGTTTAGGACAGTTCATACTTCGTTTCAGATTACCTTTATTAATCTTCCTCTTGCTTGCAACAGCCTTCATGGCCTACCACGCTTCTAAAGTGGAGATCAGCTACGAATTTACCCGGGCGATACCCGTCGACAATGCGAAGTACCAGGACTACCAGGCTTTCCTGAAAAAGTTCGGTACCGATGGCAGCACAGTGGTCTTGGGAGTAGAAACGAAAGACTTCTTTACGGTTCCCGTATTTAACGCAGCAGTTAAAATGCACCAGGAACTGCGCAAGGTAAAAGGGGTAGAGGCTATCCTCGATGCACCCGAAGCCATCCAGCTGGCCAAAGACAGCAGCGAGAAACTGGTACCACGAAAAATATTCGAAACACCCGCAAGCTCCCAGGCGTCACTTGACAGCAGCCGCGCCATTTTCGAAGGAATGCCCTTTTACAACGGCATCTTATACAACCCGGAATCTAAAGTTTACCTGTTTGCCGTTACGGTGAATAAAGATACAGCCAACAGCAAATCAAGAACCCGCCTCATTAACGACATTATGGCCCCGGTTCATGCTTTTGAAAAGGAAACACAACTGCAGGTACACGTGAGCGGCTTGCCTTTCATCCGCACCTCCGTTGCCAATAAGATCCAGAAAGAACTGCAGTGGTTCCTCATTGGCTCACTCGTATTGTCCGCCATTACATTATTAATGTTCTTCCGCTCCATAAGCGCCATGTTCATGAGCCTGCTGGTGGTAGGAATGGGAGTGATCTTTAGCGTTGGCACCATGGTGCTCTTCGGTTATAAAATCACCCTGTTAACAACCCTCATCCCGCCATTGGTAGTGGTGATAGGCGTCCCCAACTGTATCTACTTCCTCAATAAATACCATACCTCCTTTAAAGAAACCAACGACAAAAAACTGGCGCTGGTGAACATGGTAGGTAAAATGGGGATCGTAACCCTGTTCTGTAATATCGCAGCAGCAATAGGCCTCGGCGTGTTCGCACTTACCAAAAGCGATCTCCTGAAAGAATTCGGAGCCGTGGCAGGCATCAATATCATGGTGCTGTTTTTCATCACACTCTTATTTATTCCTTCCGTACTTAGTTACCTGCCCGTGCCTAAAGCCCGTGAAATGCGTTACCTCACAAATAAAACACTCGAAGCCCTGCTGGTGAAAATTGAAAAATGGACATTCAAACATAGCAGCTGGGTATACGGTGTAACCGCAGTGGTTACCATTTTTGCGATCACAGGCATCTTCCAATTGAAAAGCGAAGGCTTCATCGTCGACGATCTTCCAAAAAAAGATGTTATATATAAAGACCTGAAATGGTTCGAATCAAACTTCAACGGCGTAATGCCAATGGAGATCCTGGTAGATACCAAAAAGAAAAACGGCCTCTTGCGTGGCTTGCAAACGCTTGAGAAGATCGACTCCTTCTCTCACTACATAGCCATGAGGCCCGAAACCGCCAGGCCGCTTTCGCTCGTCGAAGGATTGAAATTTGCCCGCCAGGCGTTTTACGATGGCGACAGCTCCTATTATGCCGTTCCTACCGAGTTCGATATCCCCGTAATGTCCCAATACCTCAAGGGCAACGGCTCCAAAGATTCCTCCGGCGTAAAACCCAAATCCGGCGGCATCGATAAACTGTTATCCACATTTATCGACTCTAATAAACAGGTGGCCCGCATTAGCGTGAACATGAAAGATATCGGAAGCCGGAAACTGCCGGTGCTCCTGTCCGATTTCCGCAAGGTGGCCGACCAGACTTTCGATACCGCAAAATATCATGTAACCTTCACAGGCAGCAGCGTAACCTTTCTCGAAGGCTCCATCTTCATCATAAATGGCTTACGCGACAGTATCTTATGGGCATTTGGCCTCATCGCCTTATGTATGTTATACCTGTTCCGTTCCTTCCGCATACTCCTCTGTTCGTTAATTCCGAACATCATTCCGTTGCTGGTTACCGCCGGCGTAATGGGTTGGACAGGGGTAACTCTAAAACCTTCTACCGTACTTGTCTTTAGTGTGGCCCTGGGTATAGCCATCGATGTCACGATACGGTTTCTAGTCAATTATAAACAGGAACTCCCAATTTATAATGGCGAAGTCAAACCTACGCTTATACAAACAATTCACCATACGGGCGTAAGTATCATATATACCTCGTTGGTTCTCATCGCCGGATTCATTATTTTCTGCATAAGCGATTTCGGTGGAACCAAAGCGCTTGGTTGGTTAACGTCCCTCACTTTAGTTACAGGAACACTCACTAACTTAATATTATTACCAGTTTTAATTTGGCTTTTTCGAAAGAAACAACATTAA
- a CDS encoding retropepsin-like aspartic protease — protein MKKTMLLILLSVSLLVKAQDAPVTIPFTLAGSGHIIIKATMDGEEGNFVFDTGAGLNAVFGKYAKKLHAQPTHHFFVGHRSTGEEIAANLLVSKELSLGTLKFKDQYYCSFDLDLPGIDGLISLQAFRNIPVTIDYTNKTLTFGTLKPADKKRSIDIQLSDHAGKAVDIFTNVKLNDTLNAQVLLDAGSGKDVYYISSRLMKPLSIDTAGMQVISRKSEFDTLKTNRYYIGALKSITTENGVSKKESPRVVFVEGLIYEGLTSINWLGKKIAISIPEKKIYIIE, from the coding sequence ATGAAGAAAACTATGTTGCTGATACTACTGTCAGTCAGCCTCCTCGTAAAGGCCCAGGATGCCCCGGTTACCATTCCCTTTACCCTGGCAGGCAGCGGTCATATCATCATCAAAGCCACTATGGATGGAGAAGAAGGAAACTTTGTGTTCGATACAGGCGCAGGTTTGAACGCAGTCTTCGGAAAATATGCAAAGAAACTCCACGCGCAGCCAACACACCACTTCTTTGTAGGACACCGCTCAACAGGAGAGGAGATTGCAGCCAACCTGCTGGTCTCAAAAGAGCTGTCTTTAGGCACCTTAAAGTTCAAAGACCAGTACTACTGCAGCTTCGATCTCGATCTGCCCGGGATCGACGGCCTCATCTCCTTACAGGCCTTCCGTAACATCCCCGTTACAATCGACTATACCAATAAAACGCTGACATTCGGAACCCTGAAGCCCGCCGATAAAAAAAGATCCATCGATATCCAGCTCTCCGATCACGCAGGCAAAGCAGTGGACATTTTCACGAATGTAAAACTAAACGATACCCTCAATGCCCAGGTGCTCCTCGATGCCGGCTCCGGTAAGGATGTTTACTATATCAGCTCCCGCCTCATGAAACCATTGTCCATTGATACGGCCGGCATGCAGGTGATCAGCAGGAAAAGCGAATTCGATACCCTGAAAACAAATCGCTATTATATTGGCGCACTTAAGTCTATAACCACCGAAAACGGCGTCAGCAAAAAAGAATCACCACGCGTAGTATTTGTAGAAGGACTTATCTACGAAGGCCTGACAAGTATCAACTGGCTCGGCAAAAAAATAGCCATTAGCATCCCCGAAAAGAAAATATATATAATTGAATAA
- a CDS encoding SusD/RagB family nutrient-binding outer membrane lipoprotein, translating to MKFKLKNTLAGAALASLTLVSCSKYLDVNTDPNNPTDVPPKTILPVTTMSMAFANSNELSKAAAHLMQYSAGISGTAYAYDKWNIGSMDNQWNGEVFGGSLNNINILIDKTNALSPAYAGIAKLQKAYVIAMATDLWGDIPYTQAGRGLEFPTPVFEAQQDIYLGNSSKGIQSLFNLVREGLADLTKTTALTPTTDDLVYGGTIAKWTRFGNSLLLKFALQVSNVAPDTTKSVINSVLSSSAPYIDAATYDYNVPYTTANPNAYYVQDFAGSITGTQMLSARFLSFMRTQNDTVRLAKYFTKPNGVFTAYDNGSPFAAPTPAGNRSVYGTFVVGTSGDVPVRLLSSYQVSFILAEAALRFGTAGDPNTLYQAGIKAAMKAAGLTDAEITTYFNDNPSIVTLSGTTADKLKQIITQKYISLVNNAYEAYNDFRRTGYPALTIPLTTEGDDPNTMPRRYPYVSSESNANPNQPNPRPLTNVKVWWAL from the coding sequence ATGAAGTTCAAACTAAAAAATACATTGGCGGGTGCAGCTTTAGCTTCTTTGACGCTGGTATCCTGCTCTAAATACCTGGATGTTAATACTGATCCAAATAACCCAACGGACGTTCCTCCAAAAACGATCCTGCCGGTTACTACTATGTCCATGGCTTTCGCTAACAGTAACGAGTTGAGCAAAGCCGCAGCACACCTGATGCAGTATAGCGCAGGTATCAGCGGTACTGCTTATGCTTATGACAAGTGGAATATCGGTAGCATGGATAACCAATGGAATGGTGAAGTATTCGGTGGTTCACTGAATAATATCAACATCCTGATCGATAAAACCAATGCACTGAGCCCTGCTTACGCGGGTATCGCCAAATTGCAAAAGGCTTATGTGATAGCCATGGCTACCGATCTCTGGGGCGATATCCCTTATACACAGGCAGGCCGCGGGCTGGAATTCCCTACACCTGTTTTTGAAGCGCAACAGGATATCTACCTCGGAAATTCTTCAAAAGGAATACAAAGCTTATTCAACCTGGTGAGAGAAGGCTTGGCCGACCTTACCAAAACTACAGCGCTTACGCCTACGACCGACGACCTGGTTTATGGAGGTACTATCGCAAAATGGACCCGCTTCGGTAACTCTTTATTACTGAAGTTCGCCCTGCAGGTTTCCAATGTTGCTCCTGATACCACTAAATCAGTGATCAACAGTGTGCTTAGCAGCAGTGCTCCTTATATCGACGCCGCTACTTACGACTATAATGTGCCTTATACCACAGCAAATCCCAACGCATATTATGTACAGGATTTCGCAGGATCTATCACAGGTACGCAAATGCTGAGTGCAAGATTCCTGAGCTTTATGCGCACACAAAATGATACGGTTCGTCTGGCTAAGTACTTTACAAAGCCTAACGGTGTATTCACTGCATACGATAACGGTTCTCCGTTTGCGGCTCCTACTCCTGCTGGTAACAGATCTGTGTATGGTACGTTCGTTGTAGGTACCAGTGGTGATGTTCCTGTACGACTGCTCAGCTCCTATCAGGTATCTTTTATCCTTGCTGAAGCTGCACTGCGCTTTGGTACCGCAGGTGATCCAAATACGCTTTATCAGGCTGGTATCAAAGCTGCCATGAAAGCTGCTGGTTTAACAGATGCTGAGATCACAACCTACTTCAACGATAATCCTTCAATTGTTACACTATCAGGTACTACCGCCGACAAGTTAAAGCAGATCATTACCCAGAAGTATATCTCCCTCGTTAATAACGCTTATGAAGCTTATAACGATTTCAGGAGAACTGGTTACCCTGCGTTAACGATACCGTTGACTACAGAAGGTGATGACCCAAACACAATGCCACGCCGTTATCCTTATGTTTCCAGCGAATCTAACGCGAATCCTAACCAGCCTAACCCAAGGCCTTTAACAAACGTAAAAGTTTGGTGGGCGCTTTAG
- a CDS encoding TlpA disulfide reductase family protein, giving the protein MNKILTVALALLMLNACKPKEYGAFIVTGKILHAPATAKILLQDLPFNGTKPVVIDSATIKKDGSFTLRGVAREEGIYRLSIDEQGPSMLFVNDAHSIHVQFDISDFRKPEVKGSKATIALYDFLDNYRGKDSALVGTFMAIDTLRVKAGTDSLIQVQYQKRDQQLKALNRTITEFLKQTESPASSFYVIALGAKSMLPEELKPLADAASAKFKEHSGLAILKSQLAMEISGNKQDAPYALLNQQAPELAMTDVNGKPVRISSFKGKYLLVDFWASWCGPCREENPNVVAAYKQFKDKNFEILGVSLDSDKSKWVQAIGRDSLSWPQMSDLKQWESAAVGTYQFNAIPFNVLIDPSGKIIASRLTGPKLQQKLAEVLK; this is encoded by the coding sequence ATGAATAAAATCTTAACAGTGGCGCTTGCCCTGCTAATGCTAAACGCATGCAAACCCAAGGAATACGGCGCCTTTATTGTCACGGGCAAGATATTACACGCTCCTGCCACCGCTAAAATACTTTTGCAGGACCTGCCTTTCAATGGTACCAAGCCGGTAGTGATAGATTCTGCCACTATTAAAAAAGACGGCAGTTTTACCTTGAGAGGAGTGGCACGTGAAGAAGGGATCTACCGCCTTAGTATCGATGAGCAGGGTCCGTCTATGCTTTTCGTAAATGACGCGCACAGCATTCATGTTCAGTTTGATATATCGGACTTCAGGAAACCCGAGGTTAAAGGTTCCAAGGCAACAATTGCCTTATATGATTTCCTCGACAATTACAGGGGTAAAGACTCGGCGCTCGTAGGTACTTTTATGGCCATCGATACATTACGTGTAAAAGCAGGAACAGACAGTCTTATTCAAGTGCAATACCAGAAGCGCGACCAGCAATTAAAGGCATTGAACAGAACCATCACCGAGTTTTTGAAACAAACCGAAAGTCCTGCTTCTTCCTTTTATGTGATTGCCCTTGGCGCCAAATCTATGCTTCCTGAGGAGCTGAAGCCATTGGCGGATGCAGCTTCTGCGAAGTTTAAAGAACATTCCGGGCTAGCTATTCTGAAGAGCCAGCTAGCCATGGAAATATCGGGTAATAAACAAGATGCACCTTATGCCCTGCTGAATCAACAGGCGCCTGAACTTGCCATGACCGATGTTAACGGTAAGCCCGTGCGCATAAGCAGTTTCAAAGGCAAGTACCTGCTGGTAGATTTCTGGGCAAGCTGGTGTGGTCCATGCCGCGAGGAGAATCCTAATGTAGTTGCCGCTTACAAGCAGTTTAAAGACAAAAACTTCGAGATACTTGGCGTTTCACTTGACAGTGATAAAAGCAAATGGGTTCAGGCTATTGGCAGGGACAGTCTCAGCTGGCCTCAAATGAGCGATCTGAAGCAATGGGAAAGCGCCGCTGTGGGTACTTATCAATTCAATGCCATTCCTTTCAATGTTCTTATTGATCCGAGCGGTAAGATCATCGCGAGCAGGCTTACTGGTCCCAAGCTTCAACAGAAGCTTGCGGAGGTACTGAAATAG